One Penaeus vannamei isolate JL-2024 chromosome 27, ASM4276789v1, whole genome shotgun sequence genomic window carries:
- the LOC113811119 gene encoding uncharacterized protein, with the protein MAAKGLLLVFALASVASLAYAKEGKVTLESDSLILPVDFEVHEVLLNIGFGLMAIVAIAFFVFGIGGGNALGKLYYPQFAPQYHPAMKYPPAMQYPYDRTFAVHHSIDEATKKYQ; encoded by the exons ATGGCCGCGAAAG GTTTGCTGCTGGTGTTCGCCCTCGCTTCCGTCGCCTCCTTGGCCTACgctaaggaagggaaggtgacTCTCGAGTCTGACTCCCTCATCTTACCGGTGGACTTCGAGGTCCATGAGGTCCTGCTCAATATTGGCTTCGGACTGATGGCCATAGTCGCAATCGCCTTCTTCGTGTTCGGAATCGGAGGCGGCAATGCGCTCGGGAAGCTGTATTATCCTCAGTTTgc ccCTCAGTATCATCCTGCAATGAAGTATCCTCCTGCGATGCAGTATCCTTACGATAGAACATTCGCTGTCCACCATTCCATCGACGAGGCGACGAAGAAATACCAATAG
- the LOC113811109 gene encoding uncharacterized protein, with protein sequence MTFQRTFLAILVVSTAVLCQAEDAAEKNERLTTTTTNDVIIGTELLVYGGIIVFIVLGLIGVIGLFVQKEEVATGFYAPSAYAAPAPVYHHEHEPSSYTSYSVHRSLEDADKKYQ encoded by the exons atGACCTTTCAGA GAACGTTCCTCGCCATTCTGGTGGTGTCAACAGCCGTCCTTTGCCAAGCCGAAGACGCGGCCGAGAAGAACGAACGTCTCACCACGACGACAACAAATGACGTCATCATCGGCACGGAGTTATTAGTGTATGGCGGTATTATCGTGTTTATCGTCCTTGGCCTTATCGGCGTCATCGGGCTCTTTGTACAGAAGGAGGAAGTGGCTACTGGGTTCTACGCGCCGTC agccTACGCCGCCCCAGCCCCTGTCTACCACCACGAACACGAACCCAGCTCATACACCTCATACTCTGTTCACCGCTCGCTCGAAGACGCTGATAAGAAGTAccaatag
- the LOC113811126 gene encoding uncharacterized protein has translation MAAKGLLVFAVLVAALALCHASETPTKKTDGRLFSSNDDTSVSIDSAGVIGLVVLAIIIGLIGMALGVFSNGKADLTGFGAPTGYAASAPAYAPAPTYAHEESAYNVHRSMEDAHTKYQ, from the exons ATGGCTGCTAAGG gTCTCCTCGTCTTCGCCGTCCTCgtcgccgccctcgccctctgCCACGCTAGCGAGACGCCCACGAAGAAGACCGACGGGCGCCTCTTCTCCTCCAACGACGACACCTCCGTCTCCATCGATAGCGCGGGTGTTATTGGGCTTGTTGTCCTCGCCATCATCATTGGCCTCATCGGAATGGCCCTCGGCGTGTTCTCCAACGGCAAGGCTGACCTCACTGGGTTCGGCGCTCCTAC TGGTTATGCCGCTTCCGCCCCTGCCTATGCCCCCGCCCCTACCTACGCCCACGAGGAGTCGGCCTACAACGTCCACCGCTCTATGGAAGACGCCCATACCAAGTACCAGTAA
- the LOC138866805 gene encoding uncharacterized protein: protein MAAQGTIFAVLLLCLSAVTLAKEEKPDSRFFLGTTNTSATLPVSSILTIGAMALGLLALVAIFSFIGGETKQAVSYAEPTSYAATAQSYAAPAQSYAAPAPSYSNEESTYSVLRSINEASDRYQQWQQK from the exons ATGGCTGCTCAAG gaACCATCTTCGCTGTCCTCCTCCTGTGCCTCTCCGCCGTCACTCTCGCCAAAGAGGAGAAGCCCGATTCACGCTTCTTCTTAGGCACGACCAACACTTCAGCCACTCTGCCTGTGTCGAGTATTTTGACCATCGGAGCCATGGCGCTGGGGCTTCTAGCGCTGGTcgccattttctctttcatcGGAGGGGAGACTAAACAGGCCGTGAGCTATGCGGAGCCCAc ATCCTACGCCGCCACCGCCCAATCCTACGCCGCCCCCGCCCAATCCTACGCCGCCCCCGCCCCATCCTACAGCAACGAGGAGAGTACCTATTCAGTCCTTCGCTCAATCAACGAAGCTTCGGACAGATACCAACAATGGCAGCAAAAGTAA